The genomic segment ATAATCCCCCATAAAGTTGATACAGGCTTGCTTCCAACATAAATATTATAAATTGATGTTATGGCAAGTCCGATAGCCAATATATAAAATGAGGTGCCGGTTATAATTAACGCATTTTTCTCAAATGAATCTTTTGTGCTGCCATTATTTTTAATCCGGATAATCATATGCAGGATACCAATTCCTGATACTACCTCCACAAATGAATCAAGCCCGAATCCGAATAAAGATATTGTTTCATCTGTAAAGCCGAATATTACAGATACCAATCCTTCTATGATATTGTAGCAGATTGTAATTACTGCCAGCAATAATGCGCGATTTAATAATTTATTGCTGCCAGCGGTATTTACGCCAGCAGAAGAGAGTGCAAATGGTTTCAATTCTTTCATATCCCTTTAGCAAGCGCTTCAAAGCTTGCTTTTGCATCCGCAGAAAGCTTATGAAATTCAGAAAGGTGCCCACAAGGCTGCTCTTCGCATACGGCACAATTTTCCATCCCTTTTTCACGGCAGCATTTTCTTATTTCACACATGCTGCAATGCGCTATAAGCCTTCCGCCTTCGGAAAGGCATCCGTCACAGTTCATATCCTCAGGCTTAAATTCAAATCCATACTTTTTAAAGAAAAATTCAGCCGTCTCTGCCCTGGCATTATCATCATCATTTATAGTAGCTAAAAAAACAGGGCAATTTGAACAAACAAGGCCACAGCAGCCAATAATTTGTGTCATTATTAATTTGCTCCTTTTTCGGATGTTCTGCTTTTAATTAATATAATTAATAAGCTTTTGTGTAAACCCAATTTTGATCTTAGAGAATTTTTTATATTTTGTAAAGAAATGCGTTTGTTATGCCATGAAATAATGCATAGCGACCAAGAGGTTTAAAGTTTATAACAAATATATTTAGTTTGGTAATGATTAGATTTACAGAATTGAATAACAATGGATAGTTGATGATGGTTTTGGCAGGAACCGCGGGTTAATTCCACACTGGCGGCAGAGGTAAGATTAAAAAAATATTCATAATTCAAAATTCCTTGTTCGATATTCGATATTTGCTTTTATAGATAAACTTTCACTCTTATCCAAAAACGGTTTTGGACAAGAGTGAAATCCATTATTCAGGGTTTGGTACCAAGAAGTTTATCTTTTGATTATAAATTGAAATATCTAAAGGTAACTCATCAGAAATTTCACCATCAGATTGGGAATAAATGGCGGGGCCTGAAACCAATAAATTATCCGAGCAAAAATATATACAATCTTTGTTGCGATGGTTAATGTTTAAAATGACAAAAAGTAAAAATTTAATCAGATAATAAAATCCTCCTTTTTTTAATAAACATATATCAAACAACCCTTTATCCATCTTCGCATCAGGTGTAATTTTTAAAAATCCGGCATAATAAATACTTTGACTTACAAGAATGAAGGTTCCCTGGTATTCTTGATTATTAGCTCTTATTTTAATTAAAGGATATTTATATAGGAAGATAGCTTTTATAAACATAAGAAAATATGAACCACGGCCAAACAGCTTTTTCAAGTTATGATTTACACATTTCACAACGTAACTATCTATGCCCACACTTTGCATTAATATAAATTTCTTACCATTACTCTTTCCGATATATAATTGTTTCTTTTCACCATTAAATATTTCATGTAATGCTTTATTTATGTTTTTAGATATTTTATACTCTTTTGCAAATATATTTACTGTACCAAAAGGAAGTACTATTAATACTTTACTATATGAAGAAAGACCATTAATAACTTCATTAATTGTGCCATCTCCCCCACATATTACATAATAATTATAATCGCTAGAAGAATACTCTTTTGCTATCCTTAAAGCATCATTTGACCCTTTTGTATATTCGACTTTGAAAACATAATTGCGTGAAGAAAAATAGTCAAATATAACACTTTCATATTTTCTTACTCGCCCACCACCAGA from the Pseudomonadota bacterium genome contains:
- a CDS encoding cation transporter, yielding MKELKPFALSSAGVNTAGSNKLLNRALLLAVITICYNIIEGLVSVIFGFTDETISLFGFGLDSFVEVVSGIGILHMIIRIKNNGSTKDSFEKNALIITGTSFYILAIGLAITSIYNIYVGSKPVSTLWGIIISAVSILSMLFLMKAKMDVGRKLNSDAIIADANCTKTCLYLSVILLISSLLFEIFKIGYVDSIGAIGLAYYSYKEGKEAIEKSKGNTCSCCN
- a CDS encoding diacylglycerol kinase family lipid kinase gives rise to the protein MHKYLIIINRFSGGGRVRKYESVIFDYFSSRNYVFKVEYTKGSNDALRIAKEYSSSDYNYYVICGGDGTINEVINGLSSYSKVLIVLPFGTVNIFAKEYKISKNINKALHEIFNGEKKQLYIGKSNGKKFILMQSVGIDSYVVKCVNHNLKKLFGRGSYFLMFIKAIFLYKYPLIKIRANNQEYQGTFILVSQSIYYAGFLKITPDAKMDKGLFDICLLKKGGFYYLIKFLLFVILNINHRNKDCIYFCSDNLLVSGPAIYSQSDGEISDELPLDISIYNQKINFLVPNPE
- a CDS encoding DUF3795 domain-containing protein; the protein is MTQIIGCCGLVCSNCPVFLATINDDDNARAETAEFFFKKYGFEFKPEDMNCDGCLSEGGRLIAHCSMCEIRKCCREKGMENCAVCEEQPCGHLSEFHKLSADAKASFEALAKGI